A window of Phaseolus vulgaris cultivar G19833 chromosome 4, P. vulgaris v2.0, whole genome shotgun sequence genomic DNA:
CAAGAGAGAGAAAGGATTGATGACACCTGATACATATTGAATTCAAAAGTTACAAAGCAATCATATTCCGCTCTTAGACAAATCAATCGAAAGTTTGAAGTAGATCTTGGAGAAAACTTATTTGAAAGATTTTAATCTGATATCTAACAACCAGGAGCGTAAAACTAATTATTATAAACTCCAAAagactgttaaaaacatttaatgaacgAGGCAAATCagttttgaatcaattaaaattgagttacaaaacaaattttgttaaggatttaaaaaaaaaacaatcggttgaaatatcgaaacaattgattgaattggtttggcaacaaagtcaaccaagttcaAGCTTTGTCAAAATCTGTTTCAAAAatactaagtgtaaaacaactgattgaaacgataaaacaattggttgtttttccacttctttgtaaaacactttttttcaaaaggatttgattTAAACCAACTTTGGATCCTAACttagagtggatttacacaagGAGCAACAAGACCTTCAAGCAATCCAcatagatttggagacatcaaagctctTGTTCAACACAGATGGTGCCCTAAAACGGCGGTTATTATCATAATTGTTGTTTTACACCCTCCCGAGAGGTATAAAACGACAATTTTGGTTATGATCGCCGTTTtttataggattttttttagttCATTCTGTTTAATGTCAATTCTTATCTAAATTGACCTATTCAATTAAACCCTGCTAgcaaaatacataaattcagagaaataaattatatatattgataaaaatgtattacgAACACTAATAACATATtcatatctatctatctatctatctatctaattcCTACACTATTGATTAGTTATCCCAAACTTatagaaattaagaaaatatgtgGCACAAGTATATCTCACATATTCTATGGTGGGCAAAGGTAGTGGACTCTCATCCGTAAAGAACTGCATTACAAAATAAGGTTCACATTAATTAgtgttaagatacatatatgttaaagaattataatgaataatttaaatattattacttgCTCCCAATCCCTTGTAATGTATGCTCTTATAATGGTAGTCCTTCATTACATAATTTAATAGCCACACTCGTAGCCTCCCGGTTgtctattacactataattcaatagaaattaaaagttaatattgataaacTATGAAAAGAGAAAGGCAAAAATTACAAACTTTTAGTGTCAACCACttcaaattttgataatttgaattggatcgacctttgaggatgttatatccacgccatgaactgattaatacaaaaaatcGCATTAGTAGATGTTTATGTAACATACACAGTTAAGTTTATAGCGTACAAGACAAGTCTTATCAACTATGGATAAGACAAGTAATTGCCAATGAcccctatatcatccatgaaaagagttagtaaatatttaaaacatgaaatagtaataattgatgacttataattgaacttactcattaatataagggcaaagataaaaaaaaatttccctCTTTTCTCAGAGTGTTACTGATGTCATTGATAGAAACTCCAGAAAAAtacctacaagttattagttaaagcataatcaataataacacaaagtaaattgaaatataggtaaagatacttacattattatttatcactatctatattttttattaattttttaatcttagaGGCATTTTGCACTGGCTAAGACTCGAACCCAAGCCCCAAATAATGTTACAAGCAAACTACAGCAGCTAGGATTCGAACTCAAGTCTTTCCAGTGACCACTACaccagacaagttctttggtcatattatcatttttattatacttatacatattaatataattaataataataataataataaaataaattctatttatattattaatattattaatatttattaatattattaatatttattatatttattaatattattaatatttattatatttattaatgttataattaatatttattaatattattattaacgttattattaatattattattaacattattattaatattattaatattattaatattattagtattattattaatattattagtattaatattcatattattaatattatattcatattattaatattaattttgatataaatatacattttgatatttattgtgtgtgtatagtagttttatttaacttgagtaatattacttttatccggatatagatagatagagagaaaaaggaagaaattatataatattaatataactttaatactataaatacatatatattgattaatatatttctttatttaatcattaattttttaaaactcatggttaaatttaaatttactttcatattatatatatatatatatattaatataaaattatttgatatcttattttcaaatataggttattataggtagttgtgaagtttttgttagatggctatataggtgtttgtatcttacacttcttttctgatttgagattcttgtataaggattgaaatatccttaaaatgttttgtttaatttttttttattctttgtcgataaaaaaaatcttattttcaaatatttacttacatagattaaaattgatataatgtataatttttaaaatattttaaattataaattatttaatcactttgtcattatgatttatatattagtagaaagggttatttagtaacaactttttacatagatttatggaataattaatatagtttaaactataatgatatgctaactagtaatctgtattagagatttaattaatagttaatgtaaaagtcatcattttatgttaaaagataatattgtttgttgacaatattctttactataacacacaagtaaaaccaactacctataatgaacttaattaagtcaatatgatcgtaaaataataattaatatgatagttgattttaatgtaataggtaatatgatgactatgagtatgacatatattaaatttgattcatactaatagataatataataaattatgtttagattcaagtagattatagataaattaaatgtgattcatatgttaatattgttagtattattattattgttagtattattaatattgttagtattattaatattgttagtattgttagtattattaatattattaatattgttagtattattaatattgttagtattattaatattgttagtattgttagtattattaatattgttagtattgttagtattgttagtattattaatattattaatattgttagtattattaataataataagtataataaaaatcataataaaactaaagaatttgcttggtgtagtggttaagtTTTACTTGGTTGTTGAAGGAATCTGGCTTCAAATCCCATTCactgttaattttttattttatggtgcttatatttacatacggaaaaaatccgtatgtaatttacatacggattttgattcCCGCTCCATGGCGCCaaaaattacatacggatataatccgtatgtaatgttgattttacatacggattttgatccgtatgtaataatctgtatgtaattcgcgtttttcttgtagtgggtGTCCAGCTACAAATTCTAACAAATTTGACATGTATATGTACAGTGACATGTCAGTGTCTCTTTCAAAAAATGTATAATCTCACGGAATGTCCATAGGGTCTTGACCAATCTCTTTAGCAGTTGCTGCTAAAGAAGCTATAAGATCGTCAATGAGAACCTCATGCTTCTTTTTTGGACTTGGTTTCTAATGAGATTTCTACAAGATAaaaaacatttgtattaaattagatgtaatatataaatataaattaatataattaaatgaaattattatcgGAGGTTCTGGTATAATTCGAATGAGGTGTCTGGGTCAAGGCTatgaatgtctgaaatgcatcggccacagttgttacctcatctgaaggtagtggaacatgAGCATCAACTACTAGTACTTCTTCTACCATTACCTTCACCACATTAGAGGAGAAAGGAACATTATGTAAGGTGGTTGCCTcttgatagacttttccaaATGGACACCACCTGAGGAAAAATGTCGCCATCTACCAGTAGCTGGCATTAATTGGCATATCTGGCCAATGACATCCCCCTTGATGTTGTAGGAGCTGCACAACTCCCTTTTGTGCTATTGGAAGCGGGACTAACATGTCGCTCAAGCGACTCAGAACAATGTTGTTGCAATACAAACTCCTGTCACAACTCTAGTTGCACGCATACaatctcctttctcatctccttcTTAATTCTTGACGTATCTTACTCGTTAGTTCAACTTTGGTCTCTAAAGCGGCGAAGGAGGATGAGTGTCGTGGTGTAGCTccgaaataatttttaattccaACCCCTTTTCTAGTTGCATGTACATGACCATGGTGCTCTGActgtccaattgcttcaaccaggatatcttTACCACCTTGAGGTACAAAATTACCTTGGGTGCTTTGCTAAACCAAGGAACCCTACAAGAGACCAAAATcatataagtttttaatataattaatgctttaaaataaatgaaaaagaggataaaaataacttacaattttttataagacTATCCGTGATTGCTCAGAACTATATGCACCCGACTTTTAAATTTGGGTCATCTTCCATTTTTCGTGGCAggaaggtggtgatggaggttCACTGACCCCTGTATCAATCTCAGACACAGTCCCCTGTCTGGATTGCTCCTTTTCCGTCATCAATGATTGttcaagttttcgataccccgaacgagacattaGGTGCAGAGTAACATCATTTAATGTTGTGTCTTAAGCTTTCTTCTAACGATCCTAtcataaatgaaataaacaaagtgaatcaaataatattaagttattaatgttatgatctataaataaatagttaagTAACTTCACTTACCAACTACTTTTCAGATTCACGACTTTGAACAAAAAGAcgtcatgtctcttcatcaatattgTTGTACTTTAAATAAGGGTTTTGGCCTTTATAGCGgccaaaaacataattttttgcCAGTGTTGACTTAAACTAACGAAATTTAATGCCGATATtagatataatctttgatctCAGCGGTTCCACATTAGGGATCTGCAAAATAATatcatgaaattaaaattgatcaattaatattaaaaagcaatatatgataataataattaaaatcgaCCTCAGACACATCATCGCATGAATTAATTAatatggagagcctctcacgagcaacaactccaagataggtGCTGAAAGTCTAAGCATCAGAACCAAAAGTCACttcagtgttgacgtcaatgttgACAAGTGTCTTCTCACCACTGGCACGTCTCAATGAGAGACGTTGTAGTCTAGTACGTCCTCTGCTAGCTCGTCCGAAAGGGGGATTAAAAGAAATTGGAGTCTGATCGTCAGCTATATCTGTGTTAAAAAATTAGGTAATAAACATTAGTTAAATTGCAACGaaagaaaatcatataaaacaaatacataaaattctaaatttatattataaaaaatatttctaaatttgttatcatagtgggttgaatgttaatatgtaaattttttcattgtggtctttacgggttgcatgtacatcatcaactacatcgtcatctttattcattatcattggtgtgaatgaacgagggtcaccattttcaatatcatcaatagtctccccttgttttttcccgtgtaaaacgacataccaatgttctaaCGTAGGATCTTTGATgtagaaaacctgagatgcttgttAAACCATTACAAATGGCTCATCTCTAcaacctatctttcgaaagtccactaatGTGAATTGATTTTGTTGAGATTATGAGAGTCTCAGTTCATGAGCGGGGTGAATTGTACTAaggaaaattttcaaaaatatactCTTATAAGAAATCCTGACAGAAAAAGAATAGATCGATTAAAGGAAAAGGCGTTGTGAATTTATAGTCGTAAATGggtctttttgcactagtgtacCAAGTATAGGTTTTTACTTAATTGTTTTTTTCGGGAGTAaaggtaaaattaatttaaagattaaGATAGTTGTTGCAAAATAAGGATTAAACAATCAAGGTAAACATATTCTTTGATGATAATAAATGTATAAATGTCTTTGAATGAGCATAAAGCATAAGTAAATGAACATTTGTGTTGATTGATGATGTTTTCAAATGTAAACAATATGtaatattgttttataattGATTGTTTGAGCCTAGAATTTGTTGCGTTTCACTGTTTTAATTGATTGTCATAAATAATAATCGATTAATTGGTTACAATCCTTCTGAATATTTCTAGTTCttattgttttaattgattGCTAGAGATAATAATGAATTATCTAGGTCTGATTACACGTGTTTTAAAATGAAGAATAATTCAACCAATTACCATTAAATTTTATTCGATTAATTAATGCCATTGTCATTGTTACACTTGATGTAAACAACTATTTTCTCAAACATCAATTTGATTGATTGAGGTAAGTTCGTTTTAATGATTCaaatgattatatttttttactataaatacttttttcaaaaggattaaacATACCTTCGTTATTTGCTTGGTTAAGATATATTTTTTGTTGCATCATTCATTCCTTCCTTCTTAAAACCCTCTATCAGTGGTTTCTCCTTCTCAGTCAAAAAGATCGAAGAATGTTGCTATCAAGAGAGGAAAAACTTTTGTAACTCCAAAACTTCTAGCCCTACTTGAAGGCTAGATAAAGTGAAAAGGAAATGAGAGTTCAAGAATTATTTATTGTATTCCTCTTGAAGTGATCTATTAGTAGAACATATCCTCCTTGACTATGTTTAGAAGTTAATTTACTTATTCTATCTTGTATATTGTTCTGCTTGTAATTGACGTATAaagataataaattttaattattctaaGGTTGAATAGGTAAAACTAAGAAGTATCAATTTTTTATCCAACACCTATGTAAATATGGTCCACTCATTCCAATATTTATACGGTATGAAATAATaagtaatataaaaatttaaataattaattttaattttggtcAGATTCCAAGATCAAATCACAAAGCAAACAGAACCATCCAATTCTAAAAGTTTCCAAataaatccttttttttttaattctattcgATTATTGAATTTTTGgataattttttagttattttaaccAGTTGAGTTCCAAACACCCATAATTATTatgtagaaaataaaaataatgaaggtAACAAAAGATAcatagataaaatatttaaattttttaaggaTTAACAATTTGAAAGAAAAGCTAATTAAGAACTCaatggaaaaacaaaaacatactTAAGCCATGACTATTTAGTAGTACTTTCCTATAGTTTTGTTCCCCACTTATATGAAGGAATACAGTAATCACAATTACAAATTAATAAACTAAAACAAGTAGAAAGCGAGATGCCATGAACTAGCATCGAGGGCCAATAAAAGTGTAACGAATGATCATTACTGTGTATCTTCATGTGGTGATAGCATCCAAAGCGAGGATGGTGCTAAGGTTCATAGGGTTCATGTAGGCTTTAGAACCTGACATGATTTCCTCAACAATAAGTCTGTTGGCCTTTTCTGATGGATGGAATGCATCCCAAAATGCATACTGCCCTCTGTTAGGGCACAGGTTCGACAGTGGTGTGCACAATCCAAGACCATTGTAGGGTCCTTGTCCACAACAAGCTACTTTTGCCGTAATAAACCCTACACGAATGAACACCACAAATCTTACTCTATTGCTTCACTATTTAAACAAATCATGCCAAGTAATTAGAAAAATAGTTGAGGTGAGTGATGTATTACCAAATTGTTGGGGGTTAGAAACGAAATCGTTGTGCGTTTTTCCTGTGTTTGCAGCAATGAACACGTCCTTCCCAAGTTTCCTGTTGAGTTGAAGTAACATTTGTTCCAGTTGTGGGTTGAACAATGCTGCAGCTCGTTGTAATTCAGCAGCACATTGTCCATTTGTGCCACGTTGAGCCAATTCTGAAGGAACACACCCCAAGGGTCCCGTGCCTGTCACTAGAACTCTCCGAGCTCCCAAATCATACAATTTCtgcaatatatatatttatcacTGACTATATACAGTGATGAAAAGACATTATATGATAACCCTTTTGTTGATTAAATAAGTTGTTGTTACCTGCAAAAGTTTTTGGTACTCAGAGATGAGATAGTTCACATATTGAGGCAGTGGGTATTGGCGTGACCTTGCTGAATTGGGGACCAAGAAATAGTTGTTCACAAAATCATTGCCTCCTACAGTGATGAGAACAAGTGCTTGATTCACCAAGCTCTTTGTTTGTGAACTTCCAATTATAGCACTCACTCGGTTTTGGTATTCTTTAAAATACTCTAGCTGTCTATACATTCTGATTACATTCACCTGAAAAATGTTTCATGCCATCACCTTTTTTAAACTTAAACATCAATTTAGAAATGCATAGGAAGCAATTAACTGGGAGGAAATGAACTCACAAACTGAAGTCCAGTGTCATTAAGGATTCCTATTCCAGCTGAAGCGAAATTGGCACCAACTAGGAGCTTATTTCCTCTTAATTCTGGACTCAAGTATGGCAATGTAGACTCAGCACCGATTTTCTGACCTGATCAACACACACCACATACttacatatatataaatgaaagttAAAAAGATGAATGTGGGAAGAGAGAGATGTGTAAACTGAACTGATAAGATCAGGAATGTTGTAGCCATTGGAGAAACGACCAGTTGGTCTATGAGTTGGAGAGTAATCAATGCCATAAGGAGGGGCATCAGCACGTGCAGTGGTAGCCAAGTAATTGTTGTTTCCACTATCAACAAGTGAATCTCCAAACACAAAGAATGCCCTTGCCCTTGCTTCGGCACCACACACAATGCTTCCAATTACTATAACACAACTAAGAATGGCCAAAAGAGCAAAATTTGAATAGGATGTCATATTGAAAGGATCCTGTTGGAGTGAGTTAACTGAATGAAGAAGAAGTTCTGGGTTATGGATGGAGAATTATGAGGAACTCCATGCTTTATATAACAAACCTTTCTCCTTTGATTGAACAGATCTTACTGGCTTTGGAGGTTGATTTATGGTGCTCTTTAATCAAAGTTGAATGATGTTTCTTCTTCTGCTTCCGAAATTGTTGGCATTGTGATCATAAACATAAATGCGATAGGTTTGATTCGTTGAAGTGCAAGCAGAAAACGGAAGGCTTTACACGTTATTGTTTTGTAATCAATAGCTTTTTCTAATCATTAATTTTACTGAAGACTTTATCTTCTGATATTCAGATGGAGATACTAAAACTAATTAGGAGTTGTAGTCTTAGATATTATGTGAGGAATATTATGGATCAATGGAGACTTCATATTCAAACAAATCTGAAGTGATGATAACTATTTGTTTTCTAAAtggttatttaaaataaatgtaatcATACATGTTTTCTTTCTAATTAAGAAATGACATTACTTTTTGAAATGggtatatttttacttttacgATTGTTGATGATTATGTCTCATTCAGATTTAGTCTTTCTTATTGGTTGATGTAACATTAGATTTTTGTGAATTATGTTTTTTCCATTTTGGCCCTCGCTCCCCACTGTCTTTTTCCATCTTTGCCACCCAACCTAAATCTCTAATCGACGCCAACCACCCTTTACCTCGATTCTGCTCTCCATATAAGAAAAAGCCATAATCCaactttatttttcattttctttcttttttaatgtCGCCAATTATTTGTACTGATTATTCTgtgaaaagaaaggaaagagaTTGAAGTTTGCAGCAGAGATCGACTGGACACTGAATCTGGAGGGTTAGCACTGTTTTGTTTCTCAAATCCTAAAGATACATacagttttaatttaatttgttctttGTTGAATTGTTGCAGGAGTTGCATGGCTTAGCAGGGTTTTGATTATTCGATGTTGtataaaaatgaaattgttttgaaaaaaaaaaaagagtgtgGTGATGGTTTTcataaatttgattttggtgATTCAAATGGAAAGTGTTATGTTCCTGGTAATAGACATGATTTTGTTAAGATTGTTGAATTTTTGATTTTATAAGGGGGATAAAAATTAGTATAAGAAGTGGAAGACTAACTTTATTAGGTAGCATTTTTCTAGCTCAGCTATAAAACATTTATCGTCATCAGCTCGAttgaaaatctttattgtcacCAGCTCGACTAGAAACATTTATTGTTACCAACTCAATTGAAAATCTGACTTTCTAACGCACATCTACATAAGACAAACCTTACCAGGTGACATTTACATAAAGTTGACATTATCAGGTGGCATTTACATAAGTTCGACCTTATGAAGAAGGTGCTTATCTAATTGTCAACATGACATTTGCTTAAAATTTAACACTATGCAACAAATGCAAGTTCATTTTTTAACTTACACAATCGTCAAACAATATACTTGTAAGGTAATTTAAATTAGGACATAACGATAAGGAAGAACAAAGTCTTAAACCGATTAGGCACAAGTTATGTCATAATGAAAATGAGCAATCTAATGTTTTCGTACATAATCCTAAATTGATTAGGCACGACTTACATCGTAAATCTCTTAATCTACTCGGCTTGAGGCTAGATGATCGTGTACTCTTAGTTAATCTTATCTCGTACTAAATATCttttgttaaaagaaaatgtAACTTATCTAAAGAGTCGATTATATAGTATATTAATCCTTAATAGAGATATTCAATTAAACTATCGAGAATCTTGGCaaaaaagagaatgaaaaatCTGCTTATGGTACCTAAAatcatttaagaaaaatacaaaatttaagaaTTAGATAATATCAATTATGAGATTAAAAAAGtaacatataattaattaaagcttataaaataaatatgaacaaCGTTCTTGGACTTGAATTCTCTTATTTGAGTTCTTTGAACCATAACAATTTACTAATCATATCATatggtaataaaaaaaaaagttgctaGAAAAGCACAAGTGCTTGATTTCGAATAGGTTGTAGCAACCCTATATctagaaagaaaataataatatacgAAATCTAaacattaaagaaaatattgatttgataacatctttttctATATAACTAATTGAATTgtcttattaatttatatattcatattattatattatcatAAGAAGGTTATGAAATAGATGAATACAAAATAGGAACACAGTCAATATCATTCAAATATTGAATAGCACTCAactaatatttgaaaaaaaaaatacatcttTTGTAAATGTTATAGGatgagaaattatttttttaacacgACTCTTTCATAATAATAAGAGTTTGTgattttcataaataattaaataaatgattatCTAGTGATTATATTCAATATTAGTCAagtaatatttatttcaaaaagaaGCAAGATAAGAAGACTAGTAACAGATTGTTTTAATTAATCTCATGACAAatgttgaaaaaaatatttctctctGTTCGAATCATGACAATATCCATAAAAAGAgaagataattaatttaaaagtatattaataaacttaatactaaattagaatataaaatcaataaatttccATATGGTTAGCATTATGAAGTATGGTTTTATATAACAACCACTTTAATAGTTTGGTGGAAAGTTAGAATGGTctaatatgaaatatttgtgACAGATTTAAAGACAGCCTTTGAAGTTGATGACTAATTGAGTCAAACAAAATTAAGTTTTGTAGCTGAGACTGCGGTGCGTTATTCATTATAGTACTTCCTATAATCACTTACTCTCTCACCCAACCACAAATCTCTTCAAAAcattattataactatttttactTATTCAAGACTCAACAAATATTATGAGAAACATTTCTCTTTCTGTCTATTTTCTTTAATCTAAATAATtcaacttttcattttttttattcttcttttacCTTCTTGCTTTCGCTcttcaatttaaataaagataacattattttatattattacgTTTCTGTCccacaaatttataaaatttatcatttatttaaattaatttaaaaattattggttttagTCTTTCTTTTCCTcaattacataaaatattttacttatgtataataaataattacaagCTATTTTATACATTGTGTTTTTAGTagcaaatattttataattactattattattttaattttttttataaaaaaatatattaaatgagaGTTTTCGAAATACTTCAACCCTTCCACaacataaaaatatacaaaagaaAGTAcctaaaatatttcatttaaatctACTTCTCAAAGTCTATACCCTTTTGACACATTTTCCTTCCAGATCCAACATAACATTCAAATAATCATCAACCTTACCAATACATAGAACAATGATCCTACACTAATGCTTCAACTGATATGCTCTGAAGTATTTCAAAAATACTTATGCAATAGAAACAAAACTTAGTTATGAAAACTTTCCAAAGTAGAGATTTTGGTTAGCTCTATTGTGACAACTGAAACAGACCATCGACACTCCAAATCtgtaatttcttttttatcagtaaaaaataaaataaaattaagagaatATTTCAGGATATCCCAAATCAGTAGATTCATGTTATGTTTTGTGCCATCTCCATGAAAGTTTTGACCTTTTGAAGGCCTccatgtttaattttttactttgaaaacctgttttcaACTATATCTAGGATATTTGTGGGCATTACTTTTATAACACAGGTGAGACCCGTTTATGATGCCAATCTGCATTGTAAAGGCTATGCATTCGCAACTATTCACGCCTATCTGGATGTTTACTGTAAGGCAACTATTCCACCAACTTGTATATTACTTAAATTTGtgaacataaaatatatttttattttattgctattttataaataagaatacAATTTCTTTAAATAGTGTCATAATAAACTTCTCAAATTCTACATGTTATCTAATAATAACTTGATTTTGTACTTAAATCTTCAAGATTAATTTTTGCATCACAAAGGTACTTCTCCAGCAAGGTATTCTTTAAGTTGAGTTTAAACATTCGATTATTCATCATCTCCACGTGTGCGAGCATTCGTCAATTTTTGTCCTTCAAGTAAAAAATCCGGTCTTTCATGAGAATCAAACAACTTCTCTCCAATAATGATTCCATATTGAGAATATTAGTCTTCAAGTCCGGTACATAATGAAAGTAAGGTACATATAGCTCTAATACCAATTTGTGAACagagaatatatttttatttaagtaccAGTTTTCAATTAATACAATCTCTCTAAATAGTCTCACAATAGACTTCTCAAATTCTACATGTTATCGAATCACAATTGtattataaattacatttaaaatctTAGTATAAATGATATTTAAAACCATAATTAAAGGTAATAATTATTAAC
This region includes:
- the LOC137837222 gene encoding GDSL esterase/lipase At5g33370-like, whose translation is MTSYSNFALLAILSCVIVIGSIVCGAEARARAFFVFGDSLVDSGNNNYLATTARADAPPYGIDYSPTHRPTGRFSNGYNIPDLISQKIGAESTLPYLSPELRGNKLLVGANFASAGIGILNDTGLQFVNVIRMYRQLEYFKEYQNRVSAIIGSSQTKSLVNQALVLITVGGNDFVNNYFLVPNSARSRQYPLPQYVNYLISEYQKLLQKLYDLGARRVLVTGTGPLGCVPSELAQRGTNGQCAAELQRAAALFNPQLEQMLLQLNRKLGKDVFIAANTGKTHNDFVSNPQQFGFITAKVACCGQGPYNGLGLCTPLSNLCPNRGQYAFWDAFHPSEKANRLIVEEIMSGSKAYMNPMNLSTILALDAITT